From the Natrarchaeobaculum aegyptiacum genome, one window contains:
- a CDS encoding MBL fold metallo-hydrolase — protein MTVRFGALTVDWLGHACVRLEGHTGVVIYVDPGPGRHGVLEGHEPGDGDLVVVSHGHHYDPASIRRVAHDETIVVVHEAVDVTDLEHASERPEDLPYEVERVRDDEGFVLGPLDLFTTPAFNDPAGPNTDVDGEPYHPDGTGCGFGITVDGVTVYWPGDTDPFEFHADLEVDLFLAPIGGATTMDRHEAADLAGEMRPDLVLPVRYDLAGERGDDADGVAAVDVDAFVLDVASRGVPVVLDSHPDADQ, from the coding sequence ATGACCGTCCGATTCGGTGCGCTCACCGTCGACTGGCTCGGCCACGCCTGCGTCCGCCTCGAGGGTCACACCGGCGTCGTGATCTACGTCGATCCGGGACCGGGACGTCACGGCGTCCTCGAGGGCCACGAACCGGGGGACGGCGACCTCGTGGTCGTCTCCCACGGCCACCACTACGACCCCGCGTCGATCCGCCGGGTGGCCCACGACGAGACCATCGTCGTCGTCCACGAGGCAGTGGACGTCACCGACCTCGAGCACGCGAGCGAACGGCCAGAGGACCTCCCTTACGAGGTCGAACGCGTCCGTGACGACGAGGGATTCGTCCTCGGGCCACTCGACCTCTTCACGACACCGGCGTTCAACGATCCGGCAGGCCCAAACACCGACGTGGATGGCGAGCCGTACCATCCCGACGGCACTGGCTGCGGGTTCGGTATCACCGTCGACGGCGTCACCGTGTACTGGCCCGGCGACACCGATCCCTTCGAGTTCCACGCCGACCTCGAGGTCGACCTCTTCCTTGCACCCATCGGCGGCGCGACCACGATGGATCGCCACGAGGCGGCCGACCTCGCCGGGGAGATGCGACCGGACCTCGTCTTGCCGGTCCGCTACGATCTGGCCGGCGAACGCGGTGACGATGCAGACGGCGTGGCCGCCGTCGACGTCGACGCGTTCGTCCTCGACGTCGCCAGCCGCGGTGTCCCGGTCGTCCTCGATTCGCACCCGGATGCAGACCAGTAG
- a CDS encoding zinc-ribbon domain-containing protein, which produces MGGLGGSNSRHQPRYCTACGASLEPGANYCSACGRAVSPSGSAARSAAGTGERRQADSTDSSSAVTDRDVLEYRIARATEAGWKLEGDYGDYAVMVRRTVGDLGTHALIAILTIWFTGGLANLAYAGYKYVGDAERVVLRADQPTRARSRGGTTRKSDPGRNALGWFVGIACFAMAGLFALMGVLGGILSVVLAIFVFLLGTFGVIALPPIQQRVRRRHSVTTNGRARTVDERAVSAPEEPCTTCSSPVDPGVERTYRESFCVLGFPLTTDEGRNHYCRGCANAEGVSDGTLESGHDVSGPNTRNGSVDDGAAGSPADTETGRDTDPATDVGADTASAEPGDTDLESESA; this is translated from the coding sequence ATGGGCGGCCTCGGCGGTTCGAACTCGAGACACCAGCCACGGTACTGTACAGCCTGTGGAGCATCTCTCGAGCCCGGGGCCAATTACTGTTCGGCCTGCGGGAGGGCCGTTTCGCCTTCTGGTTCGGCCGCCCGTTCTGCCGCCGGTACCGGTGAGAGACGACAAGCGGACTCGACCGATTCGTCGTCGGCGGTCACCGACCGCGACGTCCTCGAGTACCGGATCGCCAGGGCCACGGAAGCGGGCTGGAAACTCGAGGGCGATTACGGCGACTACGCGGTGATGGTCCGGCGGACGGTGGGTGACCTGGGGACCCACGCTCTGATCGCCATCCTGACGATCTGGTTTACCGGTGGGCTGGCGAACCTGGCCTACGCGGGTTACAAGTACGTCGGTGACGCCGAACGGGTCGTTCTGCGAGCAGACCAGCCCACGCGGGCGAGGTCTCGAGGAGGAACGACCAGGAAGTCAGACCCCGGCAGGAACGCACTCGGCTGGTTCGTCGGCATCGCCTGTTTCGCAATGGCTGGATTGTTCGCACTCATGGGAGTTCTCGGCGGCATCCTCTCGGTCGTGCTGGCCATCTTCGTCTTCCTCCTCGGAACGTTCGGCGTGATCGCCCTTCCACCCATCCAGCAACGCGTGCGCCGCCGCCACTCGGTCACGACGAACGGCCGTGCTCGAACGGTCGACGAACGAGCGGTCTCCGCCCCCGAAGAACCGTGTACCACCTGCTCGAGCCCTGTCGACCCCGGCGTCGAACGCACCTACCGCGAGTCGTTCTGCGTGCTGGGATTTCCACTCACCACCGACGAAGGGAGAAACCACTACTGCCGTGGCTGTGCGAACGCCGAGGGCGTTTCGGACGGCACGCTCGAGTCGGGTCACGACGTGAGTGGGCCGAACACACGGAACGGGTCGGTCGACGACGGCGCTGCTGGCTCACCTGCGGACACAGAGACGGGCAGAGACACAGACCCAGCCACAGACGTGGGCGCAGACACAGCGAGCGCGGAACCCGGCGACACCGACCTCGAGTCGGAATCGGCCTGA
- a CDS encoding transcription initiation factor IIB, whose protein sequence is MSNIRTYTNERESTDERTEETARADEREECPECGGRLISDTEHAETVCEECGLVVEEGEIDRGPEWRAFDAAEKDEKSRVGAPTTNMMHDQGLSTNIGWQDKDAYGRALSSRQRQKMQRLRTWNERFRTRDSKERNLKQALGEIDRMASALGLPENVRETASVIYRRALEEDLLPGRSIEGVATASLYASARQAGTPRSLDEISAVSRVDKMELTRTYRYVIRELGLEVQPADPEQYVPRFVSDLDLSDETERMARELLESARQEGVHSGKSPVGLAAAGVYAAALLTNEKVTQNDVSEVANISEVTIRNRYKELLEASNTATPA, encoded by the coding sequence ATGAGCAACATTCGAACTTACACTAACGAGCGAGAAAGCACGGATGAACGAACGGAGGAGACGGCCCGGGCCGACGAGCGCGAGGAGTGCCCCGAGTGTGGCGGCCGACTCATCTCGGACACCGAACACGCCGAGACCGTCTGTGAGGAGTGTGGGCTCGTCGTCGAAGAGGGCGAGATCGACCGCGGTCCCGAGTGGCGCGCGTTCGACGCCGCCGAGAAAGACGAGAAGAGCCGCGTCGGTGCGCCCACCACGAACATGATGCACGACCAGGGCCTGTCGACCAACATCGGCTGGCAGGACAAAGACGCCTACGGTCGGGCGCTCTCGAGTCGGCAGCGCCAGAAGATGCAGCGGCTGCGCACCTGGAACGAGCGCTTCCGCACCCGGGACAGCAAAGAGCGTAACTTAAAGCAGGCCCTCGGTGAGATCGACCGGATGGCCAGCGCACTCGGCCTCCCCGAGAACGTCCGCGAAACCGCGTCGGTCATCTACCGGCGCGCACTCGAGGAGGACCTCCTCCCCGGGCGATCGATCGAGGGCGTCGCGACGGCCTCGCTGTACGCGTCGGCTCGACAGGCTGGCACGCCGCGCAGCCTCGACGAGATCTCGGCGGTCAGCCGCGTCGACAAGATGGAGCTGACCCGGACGTACCGGTACGTCATCCGAGAACTCGGCCTCGAGGTTCAGCCCGCCGACCCCGAGCAGTACGTCCCCCGGTTCGTCAGCGACCTCGACCTCTCGGACGAGACCGAGCGGATGGCCCGCGAACTGCTCGAGTCGGCCCGTCAGGAGGGCGTCCACAGCGGCAAGTCGCCCGTCGGTCTCGCGGCCGCAGGCGTCTACGCTGCCGCACTCCTGACCAACGAGAAGGTCACCCAGAACGACGTCAGCGAGGTGGCCAACATCTCGGAAGTCACCATCCGCAACCGGTACAAGGAGCTGCTCGAGGCCTCGAACACCGCGACGCCGGCCTAA
- a CDS encoding universal stress protein — protein sequence MYRVLLPIDREDRRARAQVDAILELPETESDEANEGGGVHVDVLHVREADGTDAEWAAGGFADTYESELEETAGERLMDTLEPVRHSLESAGLECEIHVAEGEPATTVLEAAAEFDSDLVVIGVRTRSPLGKVLFGSVAQAVILDSDQPVMAVPSDSDAA from the coding sequence ATGTACCGCGTTCTCCTGCCGATCGACCGAGAGGACCGACGGGCCCGCGCGCAGGTCGACGCCATCCTCGAGTTGCCCGAGACCGAGTCCGACGAAGCGAACGAGGGTGGTGGGGTCCACGTCGACGTCCTCCACGTTCGCGAGGCCGACGGGACCGACGCCGAGTGGGCGGCTGGCGGATTCGCAGACACGTACGAATCCGAACTCGAGGAGACGGCCGGGGAGCGACTGATGGATACCCTCGAGCCGGTCCGCCACTCGCTGGAGTCGGCCGGCCTCGAGTGTGAAATCCACGTCGCCGAGGGCGAACCCGCAACGACAGTCCTCGAGGCCGCAGCGGAGTTCGACAGCGACCTCGTCGTCATCGGGGTCAGGACGCGCTCACCGCTCGGGAAGGTGCTGTTCGGGAGCGTCGCACAGGCCGTGATCCTCGACAGTGACCAGCCAGTGATGGCCGTTCCGAGCGACAGCGACGCGGCGTGA
- a CDS encoding SLC13 family permease codes for MAYSLRHTCQQYVQRLWTYLWLLNAQTKAYLTLDGPAIARDLGYGSNETNRLEQLGFEDASSSVNDTGDGDPPTGSDASAGDSAGATGSNGSGGSGGTPGPGGDDSPFDVGGGYGRRQKFGFVLGPLLFALIYLSPTPEGLSPEGQAVAAVTAWVAVWWMSEAIPIPATSLLPIVLFPLTGALPVDMTTPSYGHPLIFLFMGGFFLAMAMQRWDLHRRIALRTIKAVGTEPSRLILGFMLATAFLSMWVSNSATVMMMVPIALAVIYQTADLIDESSLDVDTSQGSFAFGVALMLCIAYGASVGGVATLIGTPPNILFAGQAGEIFGQNVSFAQWMLYGVPISIVGLVAVYLYVTRLALTPQFDQLPAAGDVIDRELADLGSMSRQERLVLLVFAGMAVSWIGASLLDQFDQFPVVELDVALLGTLVFALTSALAFVLDPLFALPIPDDADTVVAIAGAMVLFTLPTKTDDGDHTFLLDWSSAVQIPWGVILLFGGGLAIAAGFGETGLATWIGEQLQLLEGVSMVIILLAVVTMTIFLTEVTSNTATTAMLMPILAGVAIGINVHPFGLMIAGATAASFAFMLPVATPPNAIVFGSGYITLPQMARVGAGLNVIGIALITLVALLWLPIAWGIDPTTLPTEFLEAFES; via the coding sequence ATGGCGTACTCCCTCCGCCACACGTGTCAACAGTACGTTCAGCGGCTCTGGACGTACCTCTGGCTGCTCAACGCCCAGACGAAAGCGTACCTTACCCTCGACGGACCCGCGATCGCACGGGACCTTGGGTACGGTTCGAACGAGACGAACAGACTCGAGCAACTCGGCTTCGAAGACGCCTCCAGCAGTGTGAACGACACCGGTGACGGCGATCCACCGACTGGAAGTGACGCCAGTGCTGGCGATTCAGCCGGTGCGACCGGGTCGAACGGCTCCGGCGGTTCCGGGGGCACCCCCGGTCCCGGCGGCGACGACTCACCGTTCGACGTCGGTGGCGGGTACGGTCGGCGGCAGAAATTCGGGTTCGTACTCGGACCACTGCTGTTCGCACTCATCTACCTGTCACCGACGCCTGAAGGGCTCTCACCGGAAGGACAGGCCGTCGCCGCAGTGACGGCGTGGGTCGCCGTCTGGTGGATGTCGGAAGCGATTCCGATTCCGGCGACCTCCCTGCTACCGATCGTCCTCTTCCCGCTGACGGGCGCGTTACCAGTCGATATGACGACCCCCTCGTACGGTCACCCGCTGATCTTCCTGTTTATGGGCGGGTTCTTCCTCGCGATGGCGATGCAGCGATGGGACCTCCATCGGCGAATCGCCCTGCGGACGATCAAGGCTGTCGGGACCGAACCCTCGAGGCTCATTCTCGGGTTCATGCTCGCGACGGCGTTCCTCTCGATGTGGGTCTCGAACAGTGCGACGGTGATGATGATGGTTCCAATCGCGCTCGCGGTTATCTACCAGACTGCAGACCTCATCGACGAGAGTTCACTCGACGTCGATACGAGTCAGGGAAGCTTCGCGTTCGGCGTCGCCCTGATGCTCTGTATCGCCTACGGTGCGTCAGTCGGCGGCGTGGCGACGCTCATCGGCACCCCACCGAACATCCTCTTTGCCGGGCAGGCAGGTGAGATATTCGGACAGAACGTCTCGTTCGCCCAGTGGATGCTCTACGGCGTCCCCATCTCCATCGTCGGCCTCGTCGCAGTGTACCTCTACGTCACCAGACTTGCCCTCACACCCCAGTTCGACCAGTTGCCCGCTGCGGGCGACGTCATCGACCGCGAACTCGCCGATCTCGGATCGATGAGCCGTCAGGAACGCCTCGTCCTGCTGGTCTTCGCCGGCATGGCCGTCTCCTGGATCGGTGCGAGCCTCCTCGATCAGTTCGACCAGTTCCCGGTCGTCGAACTCGACGTCGCCCTCCTCGGTACGCTGGTCTTCGCACTCACGTCCGCACTTGCGTTCGTCCTCGACCCGCTGTTTGCCCTCCCCATTCCCGACGACGCAGACACGGTCGTCGCCATCGCCGGCGCGATGGTCCTCTTTACGCTCCCGACGAAAACCGACGACGGCGACCACACCTTCTTGCTCGACTGGTCGAGCGCCGTCCAGATTCCATGGGGCGTCATCCTCCTGTTCGGTGGCGGACTCGCGATCGCCGCCGGATTCGGCGAAACCGGCCTCGCCACCTGGATCGGCGAACAGCTCCAGCTGCTCGAGGGCGTCTCGATGGTCATCATACTGCTGGCAGTCGTCACGATGACGATCTTCCTCACGGAGGTCACCTCGAACACGGCGACCACGGCGATGCTCATGCCGATCCTCGCCGGCGTCGCGATCGGAATCAACGTCCACCCATTCGGACTCATGATCGCCGGGGCAACGGCCGCGTCGTTCGCGTTCATGCTCCCCGTCGCGACGCCACCGAACGCCATCGTCTTCGGGAGTGGCTACATCACGCTTCCCCAGATGGCCCGCGTCGGCGCCGGGCTCAACGTCATCGGCATCGCGCTGATCACGCTCGTTGCCCTCCTGTGGCTCCCGATCGCCTGGGG
- a CDS encoding metal-dependent hydrolase translates to MNKKGHVLNAVLLSVGLGYLLEPATELTDVLVTLETMVMIGVPVTLGALFPDVDTAFGKHRKTLHNLPVLAAFFFFPAAFGNLEYVWIGILTHYVLDVAGSRRGIALFYPLSSTEYGLPFGVTVSSSRATIVTVLVTIVEVALAAVVILEVPQWGLEVGRQAMGI, encoded by the coding sequence ATGAACAAGAAGGGGCACGTGCTCAACGCCGTGCTGTTGAGCGTCGGACTCGGCTACCTCCTCGAGCCGGCAACAGAACTCACAGACGTGCTGGTGACACTCGAGACGATGGTGATGATCGGCGTGCCGGTGACGCTGGGGGCGCTCTTCCCCGACGTCGACACGGCCTTCGGAAAACACCGAAAGACGCTGCACAACCTGCCGGTCCTCGCCGCGTTCTTTTTCTTCCCCGCCGCGTTCGGCAACCTCGAGTACGTCTGGATCGGCATCCTCACCCACTACGTTCTCGACGTGGCCGGGAGCAGACGGGGAATTGCGCTGTTCTACCCGCTCTCGTCTACCGAGTACGGCCTCCCGTTCGGGGTCACCGTCAGTAGCAGTCGGGCGACCATCGTAACCGTGCTCGTGACGATAGTCGAGGTGGCCCTCGCCGCTGTCGTGATCCTCGAGGTGCCACAGTGGGGACTCGAGGTGGGTCGACAGGCGATGGGGATCTAA
- a CDS encoding MFS transporter, with protein MSRADWRVVGLVTSWQVAASVCYYTVFAATPLFREAFALSRFEVGFVVTALTLGYATFLLPVGALVDRFGERVTLTLGLVGLSAGSALVAGAPTFATLLAAAFFLGSTYAGAIPGTNKAIYDRIAAGRQHVAIGIKQVGVTAGSGISALLVTGLAGVVVWNAGFFVASALGLAVAVTFAHLYANAETSARATYPDFRQLSRNAPYRTLVAAGFFLGAALFTTTGYVVLFVQEELEASIAAGGIVLALVQVAGSVGRVVAGWLGDVFPGDPRLRLGGILLVQAVASAASFAVVATVSSPLVGTIAFVVLGFFVLGNTGVYYSCMSTVVTNEEMGGATAGGQLSLVAGSIVAPPAFGLLADLVGYRASWMLLGVACLIAAGLIVHTTRLEAPVEDPAVE; from the coding sequence ATGAGCCGCGCCGACTGGCGAGTCGTGGGGCTGGTGACGTCGTGGCAGGTCGCCGCCAGCGTCTGTTACTACACCGTCTTTGCGGCGACACCGCTGTTTCGCGAGGCGTTCGCGCTCTCGCGGTTCGAAGTCGGGTTCGTCGTGACGGCACTGACGCTCGGGTACGCGACCTTCCTCCTCCCGGTCGGTGCGCTCGTCGATCGGTTCGGCGAACGAGTCACCCTCACGCTCGGACTGGTTGGGCTCTCGGCCGGGTCGGCCCTCGTCGCTGGCGCACCGACGTTCGCGACGCTGCTCGCGGCCGCGTTCTTCCTCGGGTCGACCTACGCCGGAGCGATACCAGGAACGAACAAGGCGATCTACGATCGGATCGCGGCGGGTCGCCAGCACGTCGCCATCGGGATCAAACAGGTCGGCGTCACCGCCGGCAGCGGCATCAGCGCCCTCCTCGTGACCGGACTCGCTGGTGTGGTCGTCTGGAACGCCGGGTTCTTCGTCGCCTCTGCGCTCGGTCTCGCCGTCGCAGTCACCTTCGCACACCTGTACGCAAACGCCGAAACCAGTGCTCGAGCCACCTACCCCGACTTTCGGCAGCTCTCGCGGAACGCACCCTACCGAACGCTCGTCGCCGCCGGCTTCTTCCTCGGAGCGGCACTGTTCACGACTACCGGCTACGTCGTCCTCTTCGTCCAGGAGGAACTCGAGGCGTCGATCGCCGCCGGTGGCATCGTCCTGGCGCTCGTCCAGGTGGCAGGCAGCGTCGGCCGCGTCGTGGCGGGGTGGCTCGGCGACGTCTTTCCCGGTGACCCGCGTCTCCGTCTCGGCGGGATCCTCCTCGTGCAGGCCGTCGCGAGTGCAGCGTCGTTCGCAGTCGTCGCCACCGTCTCGAGCCCGCTCGTCGGCACCATCGCCTTCGTCGTCCTCGGCTTTTTCGTCCTCGGGAACACCGGCGTCTACTACTCCTGCATGTCGACCGTCGTCACGAACGAGGAAATGGGTGGTGCGACCGCGGGCGGACAGCTCTCACTGGTCGCCGGGTCGATCGTCGCCCCACCCGCGTTCGGCCTGCTGGCGGATCTGGTGGGATACCGGGCGTCCTGGATGCTGCTGGGCGTGGCCTGTCTGATCGCGGCCGGATTGATCGTCCACACGACGCGCCTCGAGGCACCCGTCGAGGACCCGGCCGTCGAATGA
- a CDS encoding pyridoxal phosphate-dependent aminotransferase has protein sequence MEYETPLFFRVMAYANEADRDVVDMVSGNPDWDPPAALREGLREYADLEPDAFQYPPSVGLRALREEIAARRGVDVEQVVITNGAGEANYLAMARALERDRGEEILLTDPVYPYYPGKTTMLGGRPAYVATDETGRLDPAAVREAASEDTAAIVVNSPNNPTGAVYPEKTIRELVTIAEAHDAILVSDEVYDHFDYAGAFSSALGIESNHRIVTNGFSKSMAITGLRVGYAVFPHHLVENARGRHMLVNVATTRPGQYAVLKALHETDPDYYERNRERLRERIDAFTEALEAAGAEYTRPEGSFYVMARFDGFPGTVENTFELIDEAGVAGMPGSGFGDSREDWLRFALVTPRVEEAADRLAGYLG, from the coding sequence ATGGAGTACGAGACGCCGTTGTTCTTCCGCGTGATGGCCTACGCGAACGAGGCCGATCGGGACGTCGTCGACATGGTCAGTGGCAACCCGGACTGGGATCCGCCCGCCGCCCTCCGGGAGGGCCTGCGCGAGTACGCCGACCTCGAGCCGGACGCGTTTCAGTACCCGCCGAGCGTTGGCCTGCGAGCGCTCAGAGAGGAGATCGCCGCACGTCGGGGCGTCGACGTCGAACAGGTCGTTATCACCAACGGGGCCGGCGAGGCGAACTACCTCGCGATGGCCCGCGCGCTAGAGCGCGACCGTGGCGAGGAGATCCTGTTGACCGATCCCGTCTATCCGTACTACCCGGGGAAGACGACGATGCTCGGGGGTCGGCCGGCATACGTCGCGACCGACGAGACGGGGCGACTCGATCCCGCGGCCGTCCGCGAGGCTGCGAGCGAGGACACGGCGGCAATCGTCGTCAACTCGCCGAACAACCCGACCGGCGCGGTCTATCCCGAGAAGACGATCCGCGAACTCGTCACCATCGCCGAGGCCCACGACGCGATCCTCGTGAGTGACGAGGTCTACGATCACTTCGACTACGCCGGGGCGTTCTCGAGTGCGCTCGGCATCGAATCGAATCACCGGATCGTCACGAACGGGTTCTCGAAGTCGATGGCGATCACCGGACTCCGCGTGGGTTACGCCGTCTTTCCACACCACCTCGTCGAGAACGCCCGCGGCCGCCACATGCTCGTGAACGTCGCGACGACCCGGCCCGGCCAGTACGCCGTCCTGAAGGCCCTCCACGAGACCGACCCCGACTACTACGAGCGAAACCGCGAGCGTCTCCGCGAGCGCATCGACGCCTTCACCGAGGCGCTCGAGGCCGCTGGCGCCGAGTACACCCGACCCGAGGGGTCGTTCTACGTGATGGCCCGATTCGACGGCTTCCCGGGGACGGTCGAGAACACCTTCGAGCTGATCGACGAGGCTGGCGTTGCGGGGATGCCCGGCTCCGGATTCGGCGACTCCCGGGAGGACTGGCTCCGGTTCGCGCTCGTGACACCGCGCGTCGAGGAGGCCGCAGACCGGCTGGCTGGGTACCTCGGCTGA
- a CDS encoding ArsA family ATPase: MSGLDVEPADGDEADAERADNTIEVTPTDSIGDERETITVEPADEPIDGPEYVLYGGKGGVGKTTMAASTALDSARSGIRTLVVSTDPAHSLSDTLETDVPAEPERIHEDIPLYAAEIDPEAAMERGQAGLFGQAAGDGRDGSDEDVGTRGPSGIGDLDASVDEDPVGGFGDTGELGGLGDLLGGENPMDALFGGAMPGADEAAAVQLLLEYLDDPRFDRVVVDTAPTGHTLRLLQLPEVMDSMVGRMLTMRQRLSGMLESVKGMFGGPQPDAEQGLEDLEELRDRIERLRAVLRDPARTDFRIVMVPEEMSVFESKRLRTQLQSFEIPVGTVVVNRVMEPLSDVADDVEGGEAFLEPNLEDCAFCQRRWDVQQSALQEAHELFRGTEVRRVPLFADEVRGEEMLTIVAACLR; the protein is encoded by the coding sequence ATGAGCGGACTGGACGTCGAGCCGGCCGACGGGGACGAGGCGGACGCCGAGCGCGCGGACAACACGATCGAGGTGACGCCGACCGACTCGATCGGCGACGAGCGCGAGACGATCACCGTCGAGCCCGCCGACGAGCCGATCGACGGCCCGGAGTACGTCCTCTACGGTGGGAAAGGCGGCGTGGGAAAGACGACGATGGCCGCGTCGACGGCGCTCGACAGCGCCCGCAGCGGGATTCGGACGCTCGTCGTCTCGACCGATCCCGCCCACTCGCTCTCCGACACCCTCGAAACGGATGTCCCGGCCGAACCCGAGCGCATCCACGAGGATATTCCCCTTTACGCCGCCGAGATCGATCCCGAAGCGGCGATGGAGCGGGGACAGGCGGGCCTGTTCGGGCAAGCCGCAGGTGACGGACGCGACGGGTCCGACGAGGACGTCGGTACCAGGGGCCCGAGCGGGATCGGCGATCTCGACGCCAGCGTCGACGAGGACCCGGTCGGCGGGTTCGGCGATACGGGCGAACTCGGTGGGCTGGGAGACCTTCTCGGCGGCGAGAACCCGATGGACGCCCTCTTCGGCGGTGCCATGCCCGGTGCCGACGAGGCCGCGGCGGTCCAGCTGTTGCTCGAGTACCTGGACGACCCCCGGTTCGATCGTGTCGTCGTCGACACCGCGCCGACGGGCCACACGCTCCGGCTCCTCCAGTTGCCGGAGGTGATGGACTCGATGGTCGGCCGGATGCTGACGATGCGCCAGCGGCTAAGCGGCATGCTCGAGAGCGTCAAGGGGATGTTCGGTGGGCCACAGCCCGACGCCGAGCAGGGACTCGAGGACCTCGAGGAACTCCGTGATCGGATCGAACGCCTTCGGGCCGTCCTGCGCGATCCGGCGCGGACGGACTTCCGGATCGTCATGGTTCCCGAGGAGATGAGCGTCTTCGAGTCCAAGCGGTTGCGCACCCAGTTGCAGTCGTTCGAAATCCCCGTCGGGACCGTCGTGGTCAATCGCGTGATGGAGCCCCTCTCCGACGTGGCCGACGACGTCGAGGGCGGCGAGGCGTTCCTCGAGCCGAATCTCGAGGACTGTGCGTTCTGTCAGCGTCGGTGGGACGTCCAGCAGTCGGCCTTGCAGGAGGCCCACGAATTGTTCCGTGGGACGGAGGTCAGGCGAGTGCCGCTGTTCGCCGACGAGGTTCGCGGCGAGGAGATGCTAACGATCGTCGCGGCCTGTCTCCGCTGA
- a CDS encoding CinA family protein, whose amino-acid sequence MNLDVDPDLPARVGDALREADETLAVAESCTGGLIGGAITAVPGSSDYFEAGLTTYAYGAKRQHLGVSHESLDEHGAVSERVALEMARGVRDVCDVTWGIATTGIAGPDGGTETDPVGTVYVGIAYAGPWGSESSYATATRHEFDGDRAEIRAKTVEQALVDFLSELESQ is encoded by the coding sequence ATGAACCTCGACGTGGACCCGGACCTGCCCGCACGTGTCGGCGATGCACTTCGTGAAGCCGACGAGACGCTCGCCGTCGCCGAATCCTGTACCGGCGGCCTCATCGGGGGCGCGATCACGGCCGTCCCCGGCTCGAGCGACTACTTCGAGGCGGGATTGACGACCTACGCCTACGGTGCCAAGCGCCAGCACCTCGGCGTCAGCCACGAATCGCTGGACGAACACGGGGCCGTCTCGGAACGGGTCGCCCTCGAGATGGCCCGCGGCGTCCGCGACGTCTGTGACGTTACCTGGGGGATCGCCACGACCGGCATCGCGGGGCCGGACGGCGGGACCGAGACCGATCCCGTCGGGACCGTCTACGTCGGAATCGCCTACGCCGGCCCGTGGGGCAGTGAATCCTCGTACGCGACGGCGACCCGGCACGAGTTCGACGGCGACCGTGCCGAGATCCGTGCGAAGACGGTCGAGCAGGCGCTCGTGGATTTCCTCTCCGAACTCGAATCCCAGTAG